Proteins found in one Mustela lutreola isolate mMusLut2 chromosome 12, mMusLut2.pri, whole genome shotgun sequence genomic segment:
- the GOLGA2 gene encoding golgin subfamily A member 2 isoform X4, translating to MWPPFPSPCTGMSEETRQSKLAAAKKKLREYQHKIGSGTPAGVKKKRKIKNGSCSETTASDGCHSPEDIQDILKVLVSDLNRSNGVALPPLDKWQAPKDRATPAIPTGDGTVTSDGVSSPCASPLHLTSMASVQSHHAENGPILTDENECLSSTESLRQISQQLNGIVSESSSCVNGEGLSSANMKDLESRYQELSLALDSSNLTNKELSNKIEELKQQNQESLDQLEKEKKEFEQKLAKEQGSLREQLQVHIQTIGILVSEKNDLHTALVHTQQAARQKAGEYEDLASRLQSSRQRIGELERTLSTVSTQQKQVERHNNDLTKERDALKLELYKNNKNTEDLKQVNSEMEERIRVLVNEKAGMKLKIEELQKDLEMSELLMQQLSSESKPHDSNQELKKAHEDRARLEARVEQLSDLLKQLQLERDRYMQNMKEDTAYWQDKMRQMSEHMHKLRDEKNRSDCQVRELEASVAALKRQLVVPPAPEPPAGPSEEEQRLQMEAEQLQKELEILAGQLQAQVKDNEGLSRLNQEQEQRLLELERASECWENQVEERKKILETMQNDRTTISRALSQNRELKQQLAELQDGFVKLSNENMEVTSALQTEQHVKNELAKRLGELQEKLGELKETIELKSQEAESLQQQRDQYVSHLQQYVAAYQQHVAAYQQLASDKELLQRQVLVQTQLMDRLQNEDIEVKVAAEKARQELEETQGRLEAATQQNQQLQAQLSLMAMPGEGDGLDEEKDEAAARPKLSMPEGLDSREAMVAFFNSALAGAEEEQARLRGQLKQQKLHCQRLAHLVAPGQEQEAGDKAPGSGGDSVPVETHQALQEAMDKLQGRFMVLIQEKVDLKERVDELEHRCVQLSGETDTIGEYIALYQSQRAVLKERHREKEEYISRLAQDKEEMKVKLLELQDLVLRLVNERDKWQGKYLAPAQNPAGEPAAAPPARELGDANGQGDIQEVNLASEESVAPPQGEALLGRSAPENTTAQQIIQLLREMQNTQQRPGLGDNPCIPFFYRPDDNDEVKIIVI from the exons ATGtggccccccttcccctccccctgtacCGGAATGTCGGAAGAAACCCGACAGAGCAAATTGGCAGCTGctaagaaaaag TTGAGGGAGTATCAGCATAAGATCGGTTCTGGTACTCCTGCAGGAGTTAAGAAAAAACGGAAGATCAAAAATGGGAGTTGCTCAGAAACAACAGCTTCTGATGGTTGTCACTCCCCTGAGGAT ATTCAGGACATCCTGAAGGTGCTGGTGTCCGACCTTAACCGCTCCAATGGGGTAGCACTCCCCCCATTGGACAAGTGGCAG GCGCCCAAAGACCGCGCCACTCCTGCCATACCAACAGGTGATGGCACCGTGACATCTGATGGTGTCTCTTCGCCTTGTGCTAGTCCCCTTCATCTTACTAGCATGGCGTCAGTTCAG AGTCACCATGCAGAAAATGGCCCGATCCTTACGGATGAAAACGA ATGTCTGTCATCTACGGAGAGCCTGCGACAAATTTCTCAGCAGCTCAATGGCATTGTGTCCGAG TCTTCATCCTGCGTCAATGGAGAGGGCCTGTCATCTGCTAATATGAAGGATCTGGAG AGCCGGTACCAAGAGCTATCACTAGCCCTGGACTCCAGCAATCTAACAAACAAAGAACTCAGTAACAAGATAGAAGAATTG aaacaacaaaaccaGGAATCTTTGGACCAACTGGAAAAG GAGAAGAAGGAGTTTGAGCAGAAGCTTGCCAAGGAGCAAGGCTCTCTAAGGGAGCAACTGCAG GTTCATATTCAGACAATAGGAATTTTGGTGTCTGAGAAAAATGACTTACACACCGCCTTGGTGCATACCCAGCAGGCAGCCAGGCAAAAAGCAG GAGAATATGAAGATCTTGCTAGTCGTCTGCAGTCTTCCCGCCAGCGTATCGGAGAACTGGAGCGCACCCTGTCTACCGTCTCCACGCAGCAGAAACAGGTGGAGAGG CACAACAATGACCTAACCAAAGAACGAGATGCCTTGAAGTTGGAGTTATACAAGAACAA CAAAAACACCGAGGACCTGAAGCAGGTGAACTCGGAAATGGAAGAGAGGATTCGGGTGTTGGTGAACGAGAAGGCAGGCATGAAGCTCAAGATAGAGGAGCTGCAGAAGGATCTGGAGATGTCAGAGCTTCTGATGCAGCAG TTATCTAGTGAGTCGAAACCCCACGATAGCAACCAGGAGTTAAAGAAGGCCCATGAAGACCGGGCACGCCTGGAGGCCCGCGTGGAGCAG ctGAGCGATTTACTGAAGCAACTGCAGCTGGAAAGAGACCGTTACATGCAAAATATGAAGGAGGACACCGCTTACTGGCAAGACAAAATGCGGCAAATGTCCGAACAT ATGCACAAACTGAGGGATGAGAAGAACCGCAGTGACTGTCAGGTGCGGGAACTGGAGGCCAGCGTGGCCGCACTGAAGAGGCAGCTAG TGGTGCCTCCAGCCCCAGAGCCCCCAGCTGGGCCCTCGGAGGAGGAGCAGCGGCTGCAGATGGAGGCCGAACAACTACAGAAGGAATTAGAGATCCTGGCAGGGCAGTTGCAGGCCCAGGTAAAAGACAATGAAGGTCTGAGTCGCCTGAACCAGGAGCAGGAGCAGCGGCTGCTGGAGCTGGAGCGCGCCTCCGAGTGCTGGGAGAACCAGGTTGAGGAGCGCAAGAAGATTCTGGAGACCATGCAGAACGACCGCACCACCATCAGCCGCGCGCTGTCCCAGAACCGCGAGCTCAAGCAGCAGCTGGCTGAGCTGCAGGACGGCTTCGTCAAGCTG TCCAATGAGAACATGGAGGTTACCAGTGCGCTGCAGACAGAACAGCACGTCAAGAATGAGCTGGCCAAGAGGCTGGGCGAGCTGCAGGAGAAGCTAGGGGAGCTGAAAGAAACA ATAGAGCTGAAGAGCCAGGAGGCCGAGAGCCTGCAGCAGCAGCGCGACCAGTACGTGAGCCACCTGCAGCAGTATGTGGCCGCCTATCAGCAGCACGTGGCTGCCTACCAGCAACTGGCTTCAGACAAGGAGCTCCTGCAGAGGCAGGTCCTGGTGCAGACCCAGCTCATGGACCGGCTGCAGAACGAGGATATTGAGGTCAAGGTGGCGGCAGAGAAGGCCCGCCAAGAGTTAGAGGAGACCCAG GGACGCCTGGAAGCTGCCACCCAGCAGAACCAGCAGCTCCAGGCCCAGCTGAGCCTCATGGCTATGCCTGGGGAAG GAGACGGACTGGACGAAGAGAAGGACGAGGCGGCTGCCCGTCCGAAGCTGAGCATGCCGGAGGGCCTGGATAGCCGAGAGGCCATG GTGGCATTTTTTAACTCGGCCTTAGCCGGTGCCGAGGAAGAGCAGGCCCGGCTGCGAGGGCAGCTGAAACAGCAAAAGCTGCATTGTCAGCGCCTGGCTCACCTGGTGGCCCCTGGCCAAGAGCAGGAGGCAGGTGACAAGGCCCCCGGGAGCGGGGGCGACAGTGTGCCTGTGGAGACCCACCAGGCCCTCCAGGAGGCAATGGACAAGCTGCAG GGCCGCTTCATGGTCCTCATACAGGAGAAAGTAGATCTGAAGGAGCGAGTGGATGAGCTGGAGCATCGGTGCGTCCAGCTTTCTGGAGAGACGGACACTATTG GAGAGTATATTGCCCTCTACCAGAGTCAGAGGGCCGTGCTCAAGGAGCGGCACCGGGAGAAGGAGGAGTATATTAGCCGGCTGGCACAGGACAAGGAGGAAATGAAG gtGAAGCTGCTGGAGCTGCAGGACCTGGTGCTTCGCCTGGTCAACGAGCGCGACAAATGGCAGGGCAAGTACCTGGCCCCTGCCCAGAACcctgctggggagcctgctgcggCGCCCCCAGCCCGAGAGCTTGGCGATGCCAATGGCCAGGGTG ATATCCAAGAGGTGAACCTGGCCAGCGAGGAGAGTGTGGCACCTCCCCAGGGAGAGGCCCTGCTGGGCCGCAGTGCCCCCGAGAACACCACTGCACAGCAGATCATACAGCTGCTGCGAGAGATGCAGAACACCCAGCAGCGCCCAGGCTTGGGCGACAACCCCTGCATCCCCTTCTTCTACCGGCCTGATGACAACGACGAGGTGAAGATCATTGTGATCTAA